The Brevibacillus brevis genome contains a region encoding:
- a CDS encoding helix-turn-helix transcriptional regulator, translated as MTNEGTSTRDQILHMLKVKGSLPVSDMAVELGITEMAVRRHLNTLERDNLIKSTLVRQAMGRPTNVYSLSQEADELFPRNYSHLTLDFLQDIKEIDGLSKIEMLFRRRENRLEETYRSHMQGDLENRVAKLAELQNDKGYMVEWEKDENGDGYRIQEFNCPISQVAREFNQACSCELSLFRRVLKANVEQTTCMAKGGDKCVFHIKEAK; from the coding sequence ATGACAAACGAAGGAACGTCCACTCGTGATCAAATCCTGCACATGCTCAAAGTCAAAGGTTCACTCCCTGTCAGCGACATGGCCGTCGAGCTAGGGATTACGGAAATGGCGGTACGCCGTCATTTGAACACCCTGGAGAGAGATAATTTGATCAAGTCTACGCTTGTTCGCCAAGCGATGGGACGCCCAACGAATGTTTATTCATTGTCGCAGGAAGCAGACGAACTGTTCCCGCGCAATTATTCTCATTTGACATTAGATTTTTTACAAGACATAAAGGAAATCGACGGTTTGTCCAAAATAGAGATGCTATTTAGACGCCGCGAGAATCGCTTGGAGGAGACTTATCGCTCCCACATGCAAGGCGACTTGGAAAATCGTGTAGCAAAGCTGGCCGAGCTGCAAAACGATAAAGGCTATATGGTGGAATGGGAAAAGGACGAAAATGGAGACGGCTATCGGATCCAGGAGTTCAATTGCCCAATCTCGCAAGTAGCTCGTGAATTCAACCAAGCGTGTAGCTGTGAGCTGTCCTTGTTCCGTCGGGTTTTGAAAGCCAATGTCGAGCAAACCACGTGCATGGCAAAAGGCGGAGACAAATGCGTGTTTCACATCAAGGAAGCGAAATAA
- a CDS encoding DUF4073 domain-containing protein — MKKMVSSIAASAILLGGILPVVDSAHANDKFSEKKMTMTFDVISDIQGDLRDFGHVLRDINEENPKSEALIINGDITPRGYDFEYQAVQDVLDKNPHPDNVWYSIGNHEFYVPKWKNPQTLAQSTWPNGTTEEELFDNFYQFSGEDKVYHQKEINGYPFLFLGTEKYMKYHDPKLWDEVYMSDEQLDWLKENLKHYSKQDKNKPIFVFSHHVLPDSVSGSRQNPYLNDYLNVDELLDILKDYPQVVFFTSHTHWDLNLPDWAGKKKVKGGDKRGFTVVNTGGIETGWMSAGPDGGEKVTPDGGAFKQGLRLQVYGDDVVIQAYDYQHDKVIKKLGIRNGKIEQLAPDVQADDDDNVLVNATQYMEYAVGKQKNWRDFDPENPPTFPGNQVVYVRHKGEMNLEDGTPMMVKFKK, encoded by the coding sequence ATGAAAAAAATGGTATCAAGTATAGCCGCTTCTGCCATCTTGTTGGGTGGAATCCTGCCAGTCGTTGATTCCGCTCATGCAAATGACAAATTTTCTGAGAAAAAGATGACGATGACATTTGACGTGATCAGTGACATCCAAGGTGACCTCCGAGATTTTGGTCACGTTTTGCGAGACATCAATGAGGAAAATCCAAAGTCCGAAGCGCTGATCATTAACGGTGATATTACTCCTCGCGGCTACGATTTTGAATATCAAGCCGTGCAAGATGTGCTCGATAAAAATCCTCACCCTGACAACGTGTGGTACAGCATCGGTAATCATGAGTTTTATGTGCCGAAGTGGAAGAATCCCCAAACGCTTGCACAAAGTACCTGGCCAAACGGCACAACGGAAGAAGAGTTGTTCGATAACTTCTACCAATTCAGCGGAGAAGACAAGGTTTATCACCAAAAAGAAATCAATGGATATCCCTTTCTCTTCCTCGGCACAGAAAAATACATGAAATACCACGATCCAAAATTGTGGGATGAAGTATACATGAGCGACGAGCAACTGGATTGGCTGAAAGAAAATCTGAAGCATTACAGCAAGCAGGACAAGAATAAGCCCATTTTCGTATTCTCCCACCATGTGCTTCCGGACAGTGTCTCCGGCTCCAGACAAAATCCATACTTGAACGATTACCTGAATGTGGACGAGCTCCTTGACATCTTGAAAGACTACCCGCAAGTCGTTTTCTTCACGAGTCACACCCATTGGGATCTGAACCTTCCGGACTGGGCAGGCAAAAAGAAAGTCAAAGGCGGAGACAAACGCGGTTTTACCGTCGTAAACACGGGCGGCATTGAAACGGGATGGATGTCAGCTGGTCCAGACGGCGGCGAAAAAGTCACGCCGGATGGAGGGGCTTTCAAGCAAGGGCTGCGCTTGCAAGTGTACGGTGATGATGTCGTCATCCAAGCGTATGACTATCAACACGACAAAGTAATTAAGAAGCTCGGCATCCGTAATGGAAAAATCGAGCAGTTGGCGCCGGATGTACAGGCAGATGATGATGATAATGTGCTTGTCAACGCGACGCAATACATGGAGTACGCAGTTGGCAAGCAAAAAAACTGGCGGGATTTTGATCCCGAAAATCCTCCGACATTTCCAGGAAACCAGGTCGTGTATGTCCGTCATAAAGGGGAAATGAACCTGGAAGACGGCACGCCAATGATGGTCAAATTCAAGAAATAA
- a CDS encoding TIGR01457 family HAD-type hydrolase: MKQYKGYLLDLDGTIYRGKEAIPGAAAFITHLKTHQIPYLFLTNNSSASAQHVAERLVAMGIEAQARDVYTTSMATATYLREQAPAGTRVYVIGEAGLHDQLTDAGYVMTEEDPAYVIVGIDRAFTYEKLAIAARAIRAGATFIATNADAALPTDAGLFPGNGSLVAAVSVASATKPIVIGKPESIIVRYALNQLGTAAADTLIVGDNLYTDIEAGANSGLDSLLVLTGYSTREEADKHHAAPTHIAVDLPEWQRRISL, from the coding sequence GTGAAACAATATAAAGGCTACTTGCTTGATCTGGATGGAACAATTTATCGGGGAAAAGAAGCGATTCCGGGAGCAGCAGCATTCATCACCCACTTAAAAACTCATCAGATTCCGTATTTGTTCCTGACCAACAATTCTTCAGCCTCTGCACAGCACGTCGCAGAACGGCTGGTAGCAATGGGCATAGAAGCACAAGCTCGGGACGTGTATACCACGAGCATGGCGACCGCTACCTATTTACGAGAGCAGGCACCAGCGGGTACACGCGTCTACGTGATTGGAGAGGCAGGCTTGCATGATCAGCTGACGGATGCAGGCTATGTGATGACAGAAGAAGATCCGGCTTATGTCATTGTCGGGATCGATCGTGCGTTTACGTATGAAAAACTGGCGATCGCTGCACGTGCTATCCGTGCAGGAGCAACTTTTATCGCTACAAATGCAGATGCTGCCCTGCCGACAGATGCTGGTCTGTTCCCCGGCAATGGTTCACTGGTGGCAGCCGTCTCTGTTGCCTCCGCGACCAAACCTATAGTGATTGGCAAACCGGAGTCCATCATCGTCCGTTACGCTCTGAATCAGCTTGGTACTGCAGCGGCTGACACGCTGATCGTCGGGGACAATTTGTATACGGACATTGAGGCAGGTGCCAACAGCGGCTTGGACAGCTTGCTCGTTTTGACCGGCTATTCCACACGCGAAGAAGCAGACAAGCATCATGCTGCGCCTACCCATATTGCGGTAGACTTGCCTGAATGGCAGCGACGAATCTCACTATGA
- a CDS encoding phosphatidylglycerophosphatase A family protein, translated as MSEHPLNSESCLDFVIELLEKRGVSLNDIAEIVMFLQSKYIPDISLDLCLDSVASVLKKREVQNALLTGIQLDILAEQKQLLPPLQAIIETDEPLYGIDEVLALAIVNLYGSIGFTNFGYVDKLKHGKLAELNDKRFGVHTFLDDLVGAVAAAASSRIAHRQKQQEECAES; from the coding sequence ATGAGTGAGCATCCACTAAATAGCGAGAGTTGTCTGGACTTCGTTATTGAGCTTTTGGAAAAACGAGGAGTCAGTCTGAACGACATTGCTGAAATTGTCATGTTCCTGCAGTCGAAATACATCCCGGACATCTCCTTGGACCTGTGTCTCGACAGTGTGGCGTCCGTCTTGAAAAAACGCGAGGTCCAAAATGCGTTGCTGACCGGGATTCAGCTCGACATCCTCGCAGAACAAAAGCAGCTGCTGCCCCCGCTCCAGGCGATTATTGAAACAGACGAGCCGCTATACGGCATAGACGAGGTACTCGCCCTCGCCATCGTCAACCTGTACGGGAGCATCGGATTCACCAACTTCGGTTATGTAGACAAGCTGAAGCACGGCAAACTCGCCGAACTCAACGACAAGCGTTTTGGTGTCCATACTTTTTTGGACGATCTCGTCGGAGCGGTCGCAGCCGCCGCCTCCAGCCGCATTGCCCACCGCCAGAAGCAGCAGGAAGAATGCGCAGAATCATAG